ACCTTAAATATAATGAAAAAAACGTTACTGCCGCCAAATATCATATACGAAAAATAGTTTAAAATAAAATGCTTGATATTCCTGTATGCATATGATAAAATCAATTTTGCTTGAAAAAATTCATGTCTCAGTAGCTCAGCTGGATAGAGCAACGCCCTTCTAAGGCGTCGGTCGGGGGTTCGAATCCCTCCTGGGACGTATAAAAAGAAGCTTCCTTCGGGAAGCTTTTTTGCGTCTGGGGATGAAAACCCCAACAGTTCGTCGGAGCATTCGCTTCGTTAGCACCACTTCGCAGTCTCGACTGCAAGGAGAGTATCCCTCCTGGGACGTATTAAAAGAAAACTTCCTTCTGGTATTATCCCCTTTAAGTAGACACTAAAAAAAAACTTCATGTTATCATGGAGGTTCAAGTGATACTTGGAGGGGATATTTTTATGGCGAAAAAAGGGCAAACATTTCAGACATATACGGAAGAATTCAAATTGAATGCAGTTAGATCCTATGTCGAAGGTTCTTCAAGTTACAAGGTGGTTGCTGAGCGCGAGGGGATTCGAAACTGTTCACAACTGAAGGTGTGGGTGAAAAAGTGGAAAAACGGGGAAGCGTTCGATGAGCGAAAAAACAGTGTGCCCAATCCACTGAAGGGACGTCCCCGTAAAGCCTTTGGCAGCGTGGAGGAAGAACGAGACTATCTTCAAGCACAGGTGGATTATTTAAAAAAGCGGTATCCAAATCTAGTAAAGGAGAAGCGCTGAGCCAACG
This Paenibacillus xylanexedens DNA region includes the following protein-coding sequences:
- a CDS encoding transposase; amino-acid sequence: MAKKGQTFQTYTEEFKLNAVRSYVEGSSSYKVVAEREGIRNCSQLKVWVKKWKNGEAFDERKNSVPNPLKGRPRKAFGSVEEERDYLQAQVDYLKKRYPNLVKEKR